One Solanum lycopersicum chromosome 2, SLM_r2.1 genomic region harbors:
- the LOC101243753 gene encoding uncharacterized protein, with translation MEFLIMPVFGICGENVKTLFKKSHNSLSEVFYGMSKAYKQFEFDELMEKVEQVDVRVKNYLESAGYEKWARVYATVDRGMVMTSNIVECINVCLFEARELPVYDFLEEVRQMFARWNLKNHTFASHTFTTLCGRPQEMLVANEEASLRMKVVPSNNYVFSVHHKGRTYIVCLENKTCTCKRFQIDEIPCSHAWAVLKKKHFDVGPYCSDVYNPINLLKTYSIPIRPLPDQNEWNVHGYIKDQIVQPPNHKKLHRRPSKKYRDKTYSELYGKKRKNYCSTCEFKGNNRRSCRNGPRIV, from the exons ATGGAGTTCCTCATTATGCCTGTATTTGGCATTTGTGGGGAAAATGTGAAAACACTATTTAAAAAGTCGCACAATAGTCTGTCGGAAGTTTTTTATGGGATGTCAAAGGCATACAAACAATTTGAATTCGATGAACTGATGGAAAAGGTTGAACAAGTTGATGTTCGTGTAAAAAATTACTTGGAATCAGCAGGTTATGAAAAATGGGCTAGGGTATATGCAACAGTTGATCGAGGAATGGTTATGACATCAAACATAGTTGAGTGCATAAATGTTTGTCTATTTGAAGCAAGGGAATTACCGGTATACGATTTTCTTGAGGAAGTAAGACAGATGTTTGCAAGATGGAATTTGAAAAATCATACGTTTGCTTCACATACATTCACCACACTTTGTGGTAGACCACAAGAGATGCTTGTTGCTAATGAAGAAGCATCATTACGTATGAAG gtTGTGCCATCAAATAACTATGTGTTTAGTGTTCATCACAAAGGTAGAACCTACATTGTTTGTTTGGAAAATAAAACTTGTACTTGCAAGAGGTTTCAAATAGATGAAATACCATGTTCGCACGCTTGGGCTGTTTTAAAGAAGAAACATTTTGATGTTGGGCCATATTGTTCCGACGTGTACAACCCAATTAACTTGTTAAAAACATATAGCATTCCAATTCGTCCGTTACCTGATCAAAACGAGTGGAATGTACATGGGTATATTAAGGACCAGATAGTGCAGCCTCCAAATCACAAAAAGCTCCATAGAAGGCCATCCAAAAAGTATCGTGACAAGACGTATAGCGAGCTATATGGTaagaagagaaagaattatTGCAGTACGTGTGAGTTTAAAGGGAACAATAGGCGTTCATGTAGGAATGGACCACGTATTGTATAG